In one window of Cellulophaga sp. HaHa_2_95 DNA:
- a CDS encoding metallophosphoesterase — MSSSTRLSRAYKKAKTVPFDDDSKFILFSDCHRGDNSFADDFANNRNIYFHALQHYFKEGFEYFELGDGDELWENSNFESIFNAHKNVFKLLKEFHIRGRLHMIWGNHDMVYKSDAYVKQNLNSYFEPIEGCEKELFQDITYNEAIVLKHKTTNQEVFLTHGHQADWWNYTFWRCGRFLVRVLWKPLQVWGIADPTSPAKNYTELIKIERRIKRWIVKNKLLITIVGHTHRPRFPEPKDIPFFNDGSCVHPRSITGLEIENGSISLIKWHISTTEDGTLRVVRVLLEGPQKLSDYKN, encoded by the coding sequence ATGTCTTCAAGTACCAGACTTTCACGAGCGTATAAAAAAGCCAAAACGGTACCTTTTGATGATGATTCAAAATTTATCTTGTTTAGCGATTGTCATCGCGGAGACAATAGCTTTGCAGATGATTTTGCTAATAATAGAAATATCTATTTCCATGCGCTACAGCACTATTTCAAAGAAGGCTTCGAGTATTTTGAATTAGGTGACGGAGATGAATTATGGGAGAACTCAAACTTTGAATCAATCTTTAACGCCCATAAAAATGTATTTAAATTACTTAAAGAGTTCCACATTCGAGGTAGATTGCATATGATATGGGGTAATCATGATATGGTGTATAAGAGTGATGCCTATGTAAAGCAAAATTTAAACAGCTATTTTGAACCCATTGAAGGCTGTGAAAAAGAACTTTTTCAAGATATTACTTACAATGAAGCTATTGTTTTAAAACATAAAACAACCAACCAGGAGGTATTTTTAACACATGGTCATCAAGCAGATTGGTGGAACTATACCTTTTGGCGTTGTGGAAGATTTTTGGTGCGTGTGCTTTGGAAGCCTTTACAAGTTTGGGGTATTGCAGATCCTACCAGTCCCGCAAAAAACTATACGGAATTAATTAAAATTGAACGTCGTATTAAACGCTGGATTGTAAAAAACAAGCTACTTATTACTATTGTAGGACATACCCACAGACCACGCTTTCCAGAACCAAAAGACATTCCGTTTTTTAATGATGGTAGTTGTGTTCACCCCCGTAGTATAACAGGTTTAGAAATTGAAAACGGAAGTATTTCCTTAATAAAATGGCATATCTCTACGACCGAAGATGGCACTTTAAGAGTTGTGCGTGTTTTGCTCGAAGGCCCTCAAAAATTAAGCGATTATAAAAACTAA
- a CDS encoding GAF domain-containing protein yields the protein MIDKLQSPLSQMISFNKILEQYDLMAKSDDSYLANKANYILAAQAPYPELRDGFTDITLLDKHKDVIKIILQDTFSEVLTTNEIKAASLPFDNIVFNSSQRFKQILEDAGGKEFLPHMRDLPEHHLYILTCTVILSAYYGQTIDFKRPFFYDIPDKNGVMRHYRILYNADFMEILPTELSKELTSEDIDELLENFDNLALWQEKIPPQSFIGKGFVISSMFDVTNEHAISEIKSSLIANDKRGSESFMFNLQETFKSFFSISDIRAGFVTYNPKKDQFEKVFGVGMESFILQEKEVEPCTEALCQSSYNKLLNENGYFTISDVDKYFDISGGIMPYKSLKEQGIKSVIFAPIASKGNLLGVLELVSTQRNGLNSVNANKLEDIMPFIVTGVLRSMSEEENRIDAIIQNECTSVHSSVYWKFKEEARRFITDGLEGRQPSFKEIVFKDVYPLYGQIDIKDSSLARNTAIQRDIMIQLSDINKVLNAAWQSNKLPVYEELMFRIDNYIDEVKEVLNTNIEQAVFNFVQNEIAPVFEHLKNKDSELHQMITSYEASIDMGTKSYYDHRRNYDESVMMINKKLSSVIDKKQKDAQAMFPHYFERYKTDGVEHNMYIGASIVDDQKFDSLYLSNLRLWQLQVMCEMENKHYNLKPELSVPLDVASLMLVYNTSLAIRFRMDEKRFDVDGTYNARYEIIKKRIDKSYIKGTTKRITEPGKMVIVYAQKSDELEYLRYIKFLKSKGYFSGKLEIVELEGLQGVAGLKAIRADIMYSVKDGVDAHQDKMYTYEDLIDELKI from the coding sequence ATGATAGATAAGTTGCAATCACCACTTAGTCAGATGATTAGTTTTAATAAGATATTAGAACAATATGACCTTATGGCTAAAAGTGACGATAGTTATCTTGCTAATAAAGCTAATTATATATTAGCCGCACAAGCACCATATCCAGAACTTCGTGATGGTTTTACAGATATTACTTTGCTTGATAAGCATAAGGATGTTATAAAGATTATTCTTCAAGACACTTTTTCTGAGGTACTTACCACTAATGAAATAAAGGCGGCATCATTGCCTTTTGATAATATAGTCTTTAATTCATCGCAACGTTTTAAGCAGATTCTTGAAGATGCTGGAGGTAAAGAGTTTTTGCCGCATATGCGTGATTTGCCAGAGCATCACCTCTATATCTTAACATGCACGGTGATATTGAGTGCCTACTACGGGCAAACCATAGATTTTAAAAGGCCTTTTTTTTACGATATTCCTGATAAAAATGGCGTAATGCGTCATTATCGTATTTTGTATAATGCCGATTTCATGGAAATTCTTCCGACGGAGTTATCAAAAGAATTAACTAGTGAAGATATTGATGAGCTTTTAGAGAACTTTGATAATCTTGCTTTATGGCAGGAAAAGATACCGCCGCAAAGCTTTATTGGTAAAGGTTTTGTGATTTCTTCTATGTTCGATGTAACTAATGAGCATGCCATCTCTGAAATAAAATCTAGCTTAATTGCTAATGATAAGAGAGGTAGTGAGAGCTTCATGTTTAATTTGCAAGAGACTTTTAAATCTTTCTTTAGTATTTCGGATATACGTGCTGGTTTTGTTACCTATAATCCAAAGAAAGATCAATTTGAAAAGGTATTTGGCGTTGGAATGGAGAGCTTTATACTTCAAGAAAAAGAAGTAGAGCCTTGCACAGAAGCGTTATGTCAATCTTCTTATAATAAGCTTTTAAATGAAAATGGGTATTTCACAATTTCGGATGTAGATAAATATTTTGATATTTCTGGGGGAATAATGCCTTACAAGAGTTTAAAAGAGCAAGGTATTAAGAGTGTAATTTTTGCGCCTATTGCTTCAAAAGGAAACTTATTGGGGGTATTAGAATTGGTTTCTACACAACGAAATGGGCTTAATAGTGTAAATGCTAATAAGCTAGAAGATATTATGCCATTTATTGTAACAGGTGTTTTACGTTCTATGTCTGAAGAAGAAAATAGGATAGATGCTATCATACAAAATGAATGTACTTCTGTACACTCTTCTGTCTATTGGAAATTTAAAGAAGAAGCTAGACGTTTTATTACCGACGGTTTAGAAGGTAGACAGCCTTCTTTTAAAGAAATTGTTTTTAAAGACGTTTACCCATTATATGGTCAAATAGACATTAAAGATTCTTCACTAGCAAGAAATACTGCTATTCAACGTGATATTATGATACAGCTATCAGATATCAATAAAGTGTTAAATGCGGCTTGGCAAAGCAATAAACTGCCTGTGTATGAGGAATTAATGTTTAGAATTGACAACTATATAGATGAAGTTAAGGAAGTACTAAATACAAATATTGAACAGGCCGTTTTTAATTTTGTTCAAAACGAAATTGCACCGGTTTTTGAGCATTTGAAAAATAAGGATTCCGAATTACACCAAATGATTACTTCGTACGAAGCAAGCATAGATATGGGAACAAAATCATATTACGATCACCGTAGAAATTACGATGAAAGTGTTATGATGATCAATAAAAAATTATCTTCTGTTATTGATAAAAAGCAGAAAGATGCTCAGGCTATGTTTCCGCATTATTTTGAGCGCTATAAGACTGACGGTGTAGAGCACAATATGTATATAGGAGCTTCTATTGTAGATGACCAAAAATTTGATTCACTTTACTTAAGCAACTTAAGGTTGTGGCAATTGCAGGTGATGTGCGAAATGGAAAATAAGCACTATAACTTAAAGCCAGAACTTTCTGTGCCTTTAGATGTTGCATCATTAATGCTAGTTTATAATACGTCTTTGGCAATCCGTTTTAGAATGGATGAAAAACGTTTTGATGTGGATGGTACCTACAACGCCCGATACGAGATTATTAAAAAGCGTATTGATAAATCTTACATAAAAGGGACAACTAAGCGTATAACGGAACCGGGTAAAATGGTTATAGTATATGCTCAGAAAAGTGATGAACTAGAATACCTACGTTATATAAAATTCTTAAAATCTAAAGGCTATTTTAGTGGTAAATTAGAAATAGTAGAGCTAGAAGGATTGCAAGGCGTGGCAGGCTTAAAGGCTATACGTGCAGATATCATGTATTCTGTAAAAGATGGCGTAGATGCACATCAAGACAAGATGTACACCTACGAAGATCTTATAGATGAGCTCAAAATATAA
- a CDS encoding GreA/GreB family elongation factor, with protein sequence MKYGTITIEKKEYVMLKRFLHLSGYHRDITFKKSIKKLSEELSFAKICDHEEMPVDVIRFNSVVTITANNGWAKEFQLVTPKDSDLKNNKVSILTPMGAAVIGYAEGDTILWEFPTGEQQLTVSRVEQKNSQIDINVLL encoded by the coding sequence ATGAAATACGGAACTATAACAATTGAGAAGAAAGAATACGTGATGCTAAAACGGTTCTTGCACTTATCTGGTTACCATAGAGATATTACGTTTAAGAAGTCAATAAAAAAACTATCAGAAGAATTAAGTTTTGCTAAGATTTGTGACCATGAGGAGATGCCGGTAGACGTTATTCGCTTTAATTCTGTGGTAACTATTACAGCAAATAATGGATGGGCAAAAGAATTCCAATTAGTTACCCCAAAGGATAGCGACCTAAAAAACAATAAAGTTTCTATTCTTACTCCTATGGGAGCCGCTGTCATTGGTTACGCAGAGGGTGATACCATTCTATGGGAATTTCCTACTGGCGAACAACAATTAACGGTTTCTAGAGTAGAGCAGAAAAATAGTCAAATTGATATTAATGTTTTATTATAA
- a CDS encoding Glu/Leu/Phe/Val dehydrogenase translates to MIAKEKVVKATKQGMLDNVMRQFNNAADIINLNSNIRKILEITNNELVVHFPVKMDNGEVEVFTGYRVQHNNALGPYKGGLRYHPTVDIDAARALAMWMTWKTSLAGLPYGGAKGGIQLDPSKYSTSELERITRRFTYALGDNIGPELDIPAPDVNTNPQTMAWILDTYMSTKSPAERSKNMHVVTGKPLGAGGSEGRDRATGYGVFLNIKFWALDKKITLKDKRFIVQGFGNVGYWTAHFLEKEGAKLVAVQDQFGCISNETGIAVEQLFDYTKANNGSILGFTNSTPIASKDFFSIDCDICIPAALGNQITEENAPLIKAYLIAEGANGPTDVNAEKILLKKGTDIIPDILCNSGGVISSYFEWLQNRNGEIWQLNEVLEKLEKKLEESFRKVIETSRKKDVDMRTAAFIIAIERLELAYVQRGIFP, encoded by the coding sequence ATGATTGCAAAAGAAAAAGTTGTAAAAGCTACAAAGCAAGGCATGTTAGATAATGTAATGCGACAATTTAATAATGCCGCGGATATTATAAATTTGAATTCTAACATTAGAAAAATACTAGAAATTACCAATAATGAATTAGTGGTACATTTTCCTGTAAAAATGGATAATGGCGAAGTGGAAGTTTTCACAGGATATCGCGTACAACATAATAATGCGCTAGGCCCATATAAAGGTGGTTTACGCTATCACCCAACGGTAGATATTGATGCTGCTAGAGCCCTTGCGATGTGGATGACCTGGAAAACATCATTAGCAGGCCTACCTTATGGTGGCGCTAAAGGAGGCATTCAACTAGACCCATCTAAGTACTCTACCTCAGAATTGGAGCGTATTACAAGACGGTTTACATATGCATTAGGAGACAATATAGGACCTGAATTAGACATTCCTGCTCCAGATGTAAATACCAACCCCCAAACCATGGCTTGGATTCTTGATACGTATATGTCTACAAAGTCACCAGCAGAACGCTCAAAAAATATGCATGTGGTAACAGGTAAACCGTTAGGTGCTGGTGGTTCTGAAGGAAGAGATCGCGCCACAGGGTACGGGGTATTTTTGAATATAAAATTTTGGGCATTAGACAAAAAAATAACATTAAAAGACAAACGATTTATTGTTCAAGGATTTGGGAATGTAGGATACTGGACCGCCCATTTTCTTGAAAAAGAAGGCGCTAAATTAGTCGCTGTTCAAGATCAGTTTGGCTGTATTAGTAATGAAACCGGAATAGCCGTAGAGCAACTTTTTGATTATACAAAAGCAAACAACGGGAGCATTCTTGGATTTACAAATTCAACACCCATAGCTAGCAAAGATTTCTTTAGTATTGATTGTGACATCTGTATCCCTGCAGCTTTGGGCAATCAAATTACAGAAGAAAACGCACCGCTTATAAAAGCATACTTAATAGCTGAAGGTGCTAATGGGCCTACCGATGTAAATGCTGAAAAAATATTATTAAAAAAGGGTACTGATATTATTCCTGACATCCTATGCAATTCTGGCGGGGTAATTAGTAGCTATTTTGAATGGTTGCAGAACAGAAATGGCGAAATATGGCAACTGAATGAAGTTCTTGAAAAACTAGAAAAAAAGCTTGAAGAATCGTTTAGAAAGGTGATTGAAACATCAAGAAAGAAAGATGTTGATATGAGAACTGCAGCTTTTATAATTGCCATTGAACGATTAGAACTTGCGTACGTGCAACGAGGAATTTTCCCTTAA
- a CDS encoding sigma-54 dependent transcriptional regulator: protein MELLKENILIVDDDINILELLQRHLQLLDYHIYKAVSVKQALYILKDTEIDLLITDIQMPEVDGLELIKYASEHYPKIPKLVITGYPSVDGALNVIKSGATDYLTKPFTKEELKLAVKKSIENKAIKPPLRNTTTAENLNSDMIGNSPAFKKITNTINRVKDNKATVLVQGESGTGKELVSRAIHYSGKFSREPFIAVNCAAIPENLLEAELFGYTKGAFTGANENRNGFFQAANNGTLFLDEIGNASLAVQAKLLRALQEKEITKVGAQKVEKIDVRIIAATNENLQAMIAKKLFREDLYYRLTVVQIIVPPLRDRKDDIRLLTDKFIRKYGIEYKDRILNISQEALTILERYSWPGNIRELENVIQNAVIMSDGIIDVENLPENLKFKIKFPKSTLKPLAEIEKEYIKKVLLSTNNNKTKAAEILQIDRKTLREKIK, encoded by the coding sequence ATGGAATTACTTAAAGAAAATATTTTAATAGTTGATGACGATATTAATATCCTTGAATTACTACAACGCCATTTACAATTGCTCGACTATCATATTTATAAAGCGGTCTCTGTAAAGCAAGCGTTATATATTTTAAAAGATACAGAGATAGATTTACTGATAACGGATATTCAAATGCCAGAAGTAGATGGTTTAGAACTTATTAAATACGCTTCTGAGCACTATCCGAAAATTCCAAAATTGGTGATTACGGGGTACCCTTCTGTAGACGGCGCATTGAATGTTATTAAATCTGGAGCTACAGATTACCTCACCAAACCTTTTACCAAGGAGGAACTTAAACTTGCTGTAAAGAAGAGTATCGAAAACAAAGCCATTAAACCTCCTCTTAGAAACACCACAACTGCAGAAAACTTAAATTCTGACATGATTGGTAATTCTCCCGCATTCAAAAAAATTACGAATACAATTAATAGAGTTAAAGATAATAAAGCCACGGTACTGGTCCAAGGTGAAAGTGGTACTGGAAAAGAACTAGTATCTAGAGCTATTCACTATTCAGGAAAATTCTCTCGAGAACCTTTCATTGCGGTAAATTGTGCTGCAATACCAGAAAACTTATTAGAAGCAGAACTCTTTGGTTATACTAAAGGAGCATTTACCGGCGCCAATGAAAATAGAAACGGATTTTTTCAGGCCGCTAATAATGGTACATTATTCTTAGATGAAATAGGAAATGCATCCCTAGCCGTGCAAGCAAAACTCTTGAGAGCACTACAAGAAAAAGAAATTACAAAAGTAGGAGCCCAAAAAGTAGAAAAAATTGATGTTAGAATTATTGCCGCAACGAATGAAAATTTACAAGCAATGATTGCAAAGAAATTATTCCGAGAAGATTTGTATTACCGTCTTACGGTTGTGCAAATTATAGTACCACCACTCCGAGACAGAAAAGATGATATTAGATTACTTACGGATAAGTTTATTCGAAAATATGGTATTGAATATAAAGACAGGATTTTAAATATATCACAAGAAGCACTCACTATTCTTGAACGATACTCATGGCCAGGAAACATCAGAGAACTAGAGAATGTTATCCAAAATGCCGTAATTATGAGCGATGGTATTATTGATGTTGAAAACCTTCCTGAAAATTTAAAATTTAAAATAAAATTTCCTAAAAGCACACTCAAACCTCTTGCAGAAATTGAGAAAGAATACATAAAAAAGGTACTCCTTTCTACAAATAATAATAAAACAAAAGCGGCAGAAATTCTTCAAATAGATCGCAAAACACTCCGTGAAAAAATAAAATAA
- a CDS encoding sensor histidine kinase: protein MATTGEKLKERIKELTCLYEVTSIIVNCDYNQLETSLEAIVDCLKKAMRYDEDAYVTLSCDQYHVTSASLIPELVFLKSSIKVFNKIDGHITVGYPATNFISGDFLKEELTLLDNVSLAIGNLLEKKQIRENEIAIKRQVERSDRLNILGEITAGIAHELNTPLANILGFAELLRNNLKDEEAIRDLDKIVDSAIFSREVVKKLMFFTCEMPQQMGELTVNPIILDVLNLLDLTFKKSKVKYALSFNKENIQLRADSIQLTQVLFNLIMNAIYFSPPNTTITIKVKELAHEVRISISDEGPGITKVNEEKIFQPFFTTKPVGEGSGLGLSVVHGIVKSHKGQIIYSQNKPKGATFVVNFPKL from the coding sequence ATGGCAACCACTGGTGAAAAACTTAAAGAACGCATCAAAGAACTTACTTGTCTCTATGAGGTAACTTCTATTATAGTTAATTGTGACTATAACCAATTAGAAACTTCATTAGAAGCCATTGTTGATTGCTTAAAAAAAGCAATGCGTTATGATGAAGATGCTTATGTTACACTTTCTTGTGACCAATACCATGTAACGTCTGCATCATTAATACCAGAACTAGTATTTCTGAAATCTTCTATAAAGGTATTTAATAAAATTGACGGACATATAACTGTAGGATACCCTGCCACCAATTTTATATCAGGCGATTTTTTGAAAGAGGAACTTACTTTATTAGACAATGTAAGCCTAGCTATTGGAAATTTACTAGAAAAAAAACAGATACGAGAGAATGAAATTGCCATTAAAAGGCAAGTTGAACGTTCTGACAGGCTCAATATACTAGGAGAAATAACCGCCGGTATAGCGCATGAATTAAACACCCCGTTGGCTAACATTTTAGGCTTTGCTGAGCTTTTAAGAAATAATCTTAAGGATGAAGAAGCAATTCGAGATTTAGATAAAATTGTAGATAGCGCTATCTTTTCCAGAGAAGTTGTAAAAAAATTAATGTTTTTTACTTGCGAAATGCCGCAACAAATGGGAGAACTTACGGTTAATCCAATAATCTTAGATGTTTTAAACCTGCTAGATCTCACATTTAAGAAAAGCAAGGTGAAATACGCTCTTTCGTTTAACAAAGAGAACATTCAGCTGAGGGCAGATAGCATACAATTAACGCAAGTACTGTTTAACTTAATTATGAATGCCATTTACTTTTCGCCCCCTAATACCACTATCACAATTAAAGTTAAAGAACTTGCTCATGAGGTAAGAATTAGTATTTCTGATGAAGGTCCTGGAATAACTAAAGTCAACGAAGAAAAAATATTTCAACCATTCTTTACCACTAAACCCGTTGGAGAAGGTTCTGGATTAGGTTTGAGCGTGGTACACGGAATCGTTAAAAGCCACAAGGGCCAAATTATATATTCACAAAACAAGCCAAAAGGCGCCACTTTTGTTGTTAATTTTCCAAAATTATAG
- a CDS encoding Pycsar system effector family protein, which translates to MNDILSKTEEYATDLLTKKLDSKFLYHNLRHTQRVVKSTKELLNFYNLKDEESNAITIAAWLHDIGYTVSSSDHEEHGAKLAKTFLEGLNCDANLVDTVCGLILATKMGHSPKNLCEEIIKDADCSHFGQHSYLETSELLREELALLEIASLTRKEWRDKNIELFRTQHHYYTTYAKENWQPIKDENLQGLLKKKKKNSKLVKKEKLKVSLKNKSPERGIQTMFRVTMRNHLKLSDIADTKANILLSVNAIIISLILANLIPKLDNPSNDYLVIPAAIFVIFSVASMIMSVLATRPNVTSGEFNKEDVENKKVNLLFFGNFHKMKLEDYEWAIQELIKDQEYVYSSLTKDLYFLGLVLDKKYKLLRWTYTIFMIGMVLSVIAFFVALKFYGPERIIELPT; encoded by the coding sequence ATGAACGACATATTATCCAAAACCGAAGAGTATGCTACGGATTTACTAACTAAAAAATTAGATAGCAAATTTTTATATCATAATCTTAGACACACTCAAAGAGTCGTTAAAAGTACTAAAGAATTACTAAACTTTTATAACCTAAAGGACGAAGAAAGTAATGCAATCACTATTGCTGCATGGCTTCATGACATTGGATATACGGTAAGTTCTTCGGACCATGAAGAGCACGGAGCTAAATTGGCCAAAACTTTCTTGGAAGGTTTAAACTGTGATGCCAATTTGGTAGATACCGTATGTGGTTTGATTTTAGCTACAAAAATGGGGCATAGCCCAAAGAATCTTTGCGAAGAAATAATAAAAGATGCCGATTGCTCTCATTTTGGACAGCATAGCTATCTGGAGACTTCTGAACTTTTAAGAGAAGAGCTTGCGCTACTAGAAATAGCTTCCCTTACCCGCAAAGAATGGCGCGATAAGAATATAGAATTGTTCAGAACGCAACACCACTATTATACCACATATGCCAAAGAAAACTGGCAACCAATTAAGGATGAAAACCTGCAAGGTTTATTAAAGAAAAAGAAAAAAAACAGTAAGCTTGTTAAAAAAGAAAAGCTTAAAGTTAGCTTAAAAAATAAAAGCCCAGAACGTGGTATTCAAACCATGTTTAGAGTAACCATGCGCAACCATTTAAAATTGAGTGATATTGCGGATACAAAAGCAAACATTTTACTATCAGTAAATGCTATTATTATCTCTTTAATATTAGCTAATTTGATACCAAAACTAGACAACCCTAGTAATGATTATCTAGTGATACCCGCTGCAATATTTGTTATTTTCAGTGTGGCATCTATGATTATGTCTGTATTAGCTACCCGCCCTAATGTTACTAGCGGAGAGTTTAATAAAGAGGATGTAGAAAATAAAAAAGTAAACCTTTTATTCTTTGGGAATTTCCATAAAATGAAGCTAGAAGATTATGAGTGGGCTATTCAGGAATTGATCAAAGACCAAGAATACGTATACTCTTCGCTAACTAAAGATTTATATTTCTTAGGCTTAGTACTAGATAAAAAATACAAACTTTTACGTTGGACCTACACCATTTTCATGATTGGTATGGTGCTCTCTGTAATTGCTTTTTTCGTAGCTCTTAAATTCTACGGTCCGGAGCGTATTATAGAATTACCTACCTAG